A DNA window from Oncorhynchus nerka isolate Pitt River unplaced genomic scaffold, Oner_Uvic_2.0 unplaced_scaffold_3003, whole genome shotgun sequence contains the following coding sequences:
- the LOC115121088 gene encoding neuronal pentraxin-2-like isoform X1, with product MGHKCTSKPSSLQTLILSTILLFISPTAAMPGPDYGGHPRFICIPVPADTDPACFPSGGPVMGPSGAGHHTPPVGPPNNNGWWGMTEEAKTTILHLRESLVQQKETILDMRETIRELTAKLTLCEGSGPGIGGHNDHHEPPSHHGGAVSHLPYADNGHHGNQQGHHGNNNHALDAAGHYPGNGEHRSDSGHNNRGKDKHATPEDMISSKSPEELGRMLQALKERMDNLQQSRNTSTTYSSSLKELLQRKISALEQQMHHTAAALSSSPNHHDDSDHHDDGHHEDHDDDGHHDDSHHDDHPDDHHDNGQHDNEADSHGYLQRTGYHIPGPRAGLHSNNKLDSLLNNLHHTGTNSRKKTKNPDTFQIGFPMRTNYMHGKVKTTLLHEIFALTLCLWIKGGAGPGLGTPFSYSVPGQANELVLIEWGNNPMELLVDDKAVTLPLSISDGKWHHVCVTWSTRDGEWEAYQDGVKRGSGENLSAWHPIKPGGVFILGQEQDTLGGRFDATQAFMGDISDLQMWANVLTAHDIYSLASCNSHLSGDVITWSENVVELHGGVTKYPFDPCH from the exons ATGGGACACAAGTGCACCTCTAAACCCTCGTCGTTACAAACACTCATCCTCTCCaccatcctcctcttcatctcccctaCCGCTGCCATGCCAGGGCCTGACTATGGAGGCCACCCGCGGTTCATCTGCATTCCCGTCCCTGCCGATACCGACCCTGCCTGCTTCCCCTCTGGGGGGCCAGTCATGGGGCCTAGCGGGGCAGGGCACCACACGCCTCCTGTAGGGCCCCCGAACAATAATGGCTGGTGGGGAATGACAGAGGAGGCTAAAACCACTATTTTACACCTGAGAGAAAGCCTGGTGCAGCAGAAAGAGACCATCCTGGATATGAGAGAGACCATCAGGGAGCTAACCGCCAAGCTCACCCTGTGTGAGGGCTCTGGGCCAGGCATTGGGGGTCACAACGACCACCATGAACCTCCATCTCATCACGGAGGGGCTGTCAGCCATCTGCCTTACGCTGACAACGGGCACCATGGCAACCAGCAGGGTCACCATGGAAACAACAACCATGCCTTGGATGCAGCCGGACACTACCCTGGGAATGGGGAGCACCGGTCGGACAGTGGGCATAACAACAGGGGGAAGGATAAACACGCAACACCAGAGGATATGATATCATCAAAATCTCCGGAGGAACTGGGCAGGATGCTGCAGGCCCTTAAAGAGAGAATGGATAACCTGCAG CAGTCAAGGAACACCTCCACCACCTACTCCAGCTCTCTGAAGGAGCTCCTCCAGAGGAAGATCAGTGCTCTGGAGCAGCAGATGCACCACACCGCTGCTGCCCTCAGCAGCAGCCCCAATCACCATGACGACAGCGATCACCACGATGacgggcaccatgaagaccacgACGATGATGGGCATCACGACGACAGTCACCATGACGACCACCCCGATGATCACCATGACAATGGGCAACACGACAACGAGGCAGATAGCCATGGTTACCTGCAGAGAACGGGTTATCACATACCAGGGCCCAGGGCTGGCCTGCACTCCAACAACAAACTGGACTCTCTACTGAATAACCTACACCACACAGGTACCAACAGCAGGAAGAAGACCAAGAACCCTGATACCTTCCAGATCGGTTTCCCCATGAGAACCAACTACATGCACGGGAAAGTGAAGACGACCCTCCTCCACGAGATCTTTGCCCTCACCCTGTGTCTGTGGATAAAGGGGGGCGCaggccccgggctggggaccccCTTCTCCTACTCTGTACCAGGACAGGCCAACGAACTGGTGCTGATCGAGTGGGGCAACAACCCCATGGAGCTGTTGGTGGATGACAAg GCAGTGACTCTGCCCCTTTCTATCAGCGATGGAAAGTggcaccatgtgtgtgtgacgtgGTCGACGAGGGACGGTGAGTGGGAGGCGTACCAGGACGGGGTGAAGAGGGGCTCTGGGGAGAACCTGTCCGCATGGCATCCCATCAAACCTGGAGGGGTCTTCATCCTCGGACAGGAACAG gacaCTCTGGGAGGTCGTTTCGACGCCACGCAGGCATTTATGGGGGACATCTCTGACCTCCAGATGTGGGCTAATGTCCTCACGGCCCATGACATCTACAGCCTGGCCTCCTGCAACAGCCACCTCAGCGGGGACGTCATCACCTGGTCCGAGAACGTGGTGGAGCTCCACGGAGGGGTCACCAAGTACCCCTTCGACCCCTGTCACTAA
- the LOC115121088 gene encoding neuronal pentraxin-2-like isoform X2, translating to MGHKCTSKPSSLQTLILSTILLFISPTAAMPGPDYGGHPRFICIPVPADTDPACFPSGGPVMGPSGAGHHTPPVGPPNNNGWWGMTEEAKTTILHLRESLVQQKETILDMRETIRELTAKLTLCEGSGPGIGGHNDHHEPPSHHGGAVSHLPYADNGHHGNQQGHHGNNNHALDAAGHYPGNGEHRSDSGHNNRGKDKHATPEDMISSKSPEELGRMLQALKERMDNLQSRNTSTTYSSSLKELLQRKISALEQQMHHTAAALSSSPNHHDDSDHHDDGHHEDHDDDGHHDDSHHDDHPDDHHDNGQHDNEADSHGYLQRTGYHIPGPRAGLHSNNKLDSLLNNLHHTGTNSRKKTKNPDTFQIGFPMRTNYMHGKVKTTLLHEIFALTLCLWIKGGAGPGLGTPFSYSVPGQANELVLIEWGNNPMELLVDDKAVTLPLSISDGKWHHVCVTWSTRDGEWEAYQDGVKRGSGENLSAWHPIKPGGVFILGQEQDTLGGRFDATQAFMGDISDLQMWANVLTAHDIYSLASCNSHLSGDVITWSENVVELHGGVTKYPFDPCH from the exons ATGGGACACAAGTGCACCTCTAAACCCTCGTCGTTACAAACACTCATCCTCTCCaccatcctcctcttcatctcccctaCCGCTGCCATGCCAGGGCCTGACTATGGAGGCCACCCGCGGTTCATCTGCATTCCCGTCCCTGCCGATACCGACCCTGCCTGCTTCCCCTCTGGGGGGCCAGTCATGGGGCCTAGCGGGGCAGGGCACCACACGCCTCCTGTAGGGCCCCCGAACAATAATGGCTGGTGGGGAATGACAGAGGAGGCTAAAACCACTATTTTACACCTGAGAGAAAGCCTGGTGCAGCAGAAAGAGACCATCCTGGATATGAGAGAGACCATCAGGGAGCTAACCGCCAAGCTCACCCTGTGTGAGGGCTCTGGGCCAGGCATTGGGGGTCACAACGACCACCATGAACCTCCATCTCATCACGGAGGGGCTGTCAGCCATCTGCCTTACGCTGACAACGGGCACCATGGCAACCAGCAGGGTCACCATGGAAACAACAACCATGCCTTGGATGCAGCCGGACACTACCCTGGGAATGGGGAGCACCGGTCGGACAGTGGGCATAACAACAGGGGGAAGGATAAACACGCAACACCAGAGGATATGATATCATCAAAATCTCCGGAGGAACTGGGCAGGATGCTGCAGGCCCTTAAAGAGAGAATGGATAACCTGCAG TCAAGGAACACCTCCACCACCTACTCCAGCTCTCTGAAGGAGCTCCTCCAGAGGAAGATCAGTGCTCTGGAGCAGCAGATGCACCACACCGCTGCTGCCCTCAGCAGCAGCCCCAATCACCATGACGACAGCGATCACCACGATGacgggcaccatgaagaccacgACGATGATGGGCATCACGACGACAGTCACCATGACGACCACCCCGATGATCACCATGACAATGGGCAACACGACAACGAGGCAGATAGCCATGGTTACCTGCAGAGAACGGGTTATCACATACCAGGGCCCAGGGCTGGCCTGCACTCCAACAACAAACTGGACTCTCTACTGAATAACCTACACCACACAGGTACCAACAGCAGGAAGAAGACCAAGAACCCTGATACCTTCCAGATCGGTTTCCCCATGAGAACCAACTACATGCACGGGAAAGTGAAGACGACCCTCCTCCACGAGATCTTTGCCCTCACCCTGTGTCTGTGGATAAAGGGGGGCGCaggccccgggctggggaccccCTTCTCCTACTCTGTACCAGGACAGGCCAACGAACTGGTGCTGATCGAGTGGGGCAACAACCCCATGGAGCTGTTGGTGGATGACAAg GCAGTGACTCTGCCCCTTTCTATCAGCGATGGAAAGTggcaccatgtgtgtgtgacgtgGTCGACGAGGGACGGTGAGTGGGAGGCGTACCAGGACGGGGTGAAGAGGGGCTCTGGGGAGAACCTGTCCGCATGGCATCCCATCAAACCTGGAGGGGTCTTCATCCTCGGACAGGAACAG gacaCTCTGGGAGGTCGTTTCGACGCCACGCAGGCATTTATGGGGGACATCTCTGACCTCCAGATGTGGGCTAATGTCCTCACGGCCCATGACATCTACAGCCTGGCCTCCTGCAACAGCCACCTCAGCGGGGACGTCATCACCTGGTCCGAGAACGTGGTGGAGCTCCACGGAGGGGTCACCAAGTACCCCTTCGACCCCTGTCACTAA